The Ranitomeya imitator isolate aRanImi1 chromosome 3, aRanImi1.pri, whole genome shotgun sequence genome has a window encoding:
- the GPR182 gene encoding G-protein coupled receptor 182, whose amino-acid sequence MAEENIHNFTELLHFLNSSFSLCAVDLDEGVKKIFLFILYLVTFVLGLAGNLLVVWVNWQSRRRKSSINLYILNMAVADLGVVFSLPFWMLEAMLDYTWLWGKFLCKFTHYFYFANMFSSIYFLTALSVDRYLTLTSSSVFWQQNQQKIRKALCIGIWVISAILPIPEVIHMQLVDIIDPECMFMAPFETYDEWALAVTLMTIILGFLLPFFIILIFNVMTACHIRKSRRPESNRHCRLIYAYILTFLLSWLPYHSTQITLVLHGSHIYLNCHATAVLYFLYDVIDCISLFHCMANPILYNVFSKDFRGRFISAVVKYIPKEKQGNGNHAEQSTSTTDHSVVITAEPAVLTNVINVSEEKVM is encoded by the coding sequence ATGGCTGAAGAAAATATTCACAACTTTACAGAGCTTCTACATTTTCTTAATTCCTCATTTTCTCTGTGTGCGGTTGACTTGGATGAAGGTGTAAAGAAGATCTTCCTCTTCATTCTCTACCTCGTTACGTTTGTTCTCGGATTGGCTGGAAATCTGCTAGTGGTATGGGTCAACTGGCAATCAAGAAGAAGAAAAAGCTCTATTAATCTCTACATCCTCAACATGGCAGTGGCTGACCTTGGAGTGGTCTTCTCCTTACCTTTTTGGATGTTAGAGGCAATGTTGGATTACACGTGGCTGTGGGGCAAATTCCTCTGCAAATTTACCCATTACTTCTATTTTGCAAACATGTTCAGTAGCATTTACTTCCTTACCGCTCTGAGTGTGGACCGTTACTTGACTTTAACTTCTTCCTCGGTTTTCTGGCAGCAAAACCAGCAAAAAATCCGTAAAGCTCTTTGCATTGGCATCTGGGTAATATCCGCCATATTACCTATACCAGAAGTCATCCATATGCAATTGGTGGATATCATAGACCCCGAGTGTATGTTTATGGCCCCATTTGAGACTTATGATGAGTGGGCACTGGCTGTTACCCTAATGACAATTATTCTTGGATTCCTGCTACCTTTCTTCATAATCCTTATCTTCAACGTGATGACCGCCTGTCACATTAGGAAATCTAGAAGACCGGAAAGCAATAGACACTGTCGGCTTATCTATGCCTATATATTGACGTTCTTACTCAGCTGGCTTCCATACCATTCTACTCAGATTACTCTAGTTCTCCATGGAAGCCACATCTATCTGAACTGCCATGCAACCGCCGTTCTTTATTTCCTCTATGATGTCATTGACTGTATTTCACTGTTTCACTGCATGGCTAATCCGATTCTTTACAATGTTTTTAGTAAGGATTTCAGAGGCAGATTTATTAGTGCAGTAGTTAAGTACATTCCTAAGGAAAAACAAGGTAATGGCAACCATGCTGAACAATCTACGTCTACCACAGATCATTCTGTTGTAATAACTGCCGAACCTGCAGTTTTGACAAATGTAATCAATGTCTCAGAAGAGAAAGTCATGTAG